One region of Vulgatibacter sp. genomic DNA includes:
- a CDS encoding MFS transporter: MQQALSPRLVLLMAVAAGVTVANNYFCQPLLAEMGRDLTVDEAQLGLVPTLTQVGYALGLLLIVPMGDMLERRRTIVVACAAVSGALLLVATAGSIGVLLAGSLLLGLCTVAPQLIVPMAASLAAPLERGRVMGVIMSGLLAGILLSRTASGFLGTWFGWRAVYWLAAGWMLLLTALLRFALPRQPPAAAITYPALMRSVAGLAQELPTLRLHALLGGLGFASFSAFWAPLVLHLETLPGGYGAREAGLLGIAGVAGVLVAPVVGRWSDARGGDRRINAASLALMAAAWGLMWITGASLVGLAVGVVLLDLGVQASHLNNQTIVFALRPEARSRINTVYMVSYFVGGALGAYLGTLAFQAYGWGATCALGAAAAAAGAVVAVAVRKASAP; encoded by the coding sequence TCACCGTCGCCAACAACTACTTCTGCCAGCCGCTGCTGGCGGAGATGGGCCGGGATCTCACCGTCGACGAGGCGCAGCTGGGCCTCGTGCCGACGCTCACGCAGGTGGGCTACGCGCTCGGACTTCTGCTCATCGTGCCCATGGGCGACATGCTCGAGCGGCGCCGGACCATCGTCGTCGCCTGCGCGGCGGTGAGCGGGGCGCTGCTGCTCGTGGCCACCGCGGGATCGATCGGGGTGCTGCTGGCGGGCAGCCTCCTCCTCGGGCTCTGCACCGTGGCGCCGCAGCTCATCGTCCCGATGGCCGCGAGCCTCGCCGCGCCGCTGGAGCGGGGCCGGGTGATGGGGGTAATCATGAGCGGGCTCCTCGCCGGGATCCTGCTCTCGCGCACGGCGTCGGGCTTTCTCGGCACCTGGTTCGGCTGGCGCGCGGTCTACTGGCTCGCCGCCGGCTGGATGCTCCTGCTCACCGCGCTCTTGCGCTTCGCCCTGCCGCGCCAGCCCCCTGCGGCGGCGATCACCTATCCGGCGCTGATGCGCTCGGTGGCGGGGCTCGCGCAGGAGCTGCCGACGCTGCGGCTCCACGCGCTGCTCGGGGGGCTGGGGTTCGCCTCGTTCAGCGCCTTCTGGGCGCCGCTGGTGCTCCACCTGGAGACGCTGCCCGGCGGCTACGGCGCCCGCGAGGCGGGGCTGCTCGGCATCGCCGGCGTGGCGGGCGTGCTGGTGGCGCCGGTGGTGGGGCGGTGGTCCGACGCGCGGGGCGGCGACCGGCGCATCAACGCGGCGTCGCTGGCGCTGATGGCGGCGGCCTGGGGGCTGATGTGGATCACGGGCGCGTCGCTCGTGGGGCTGGCGGTCGGCGTGGTGCTGCTCGATCTCGGCGTGCAGGCGAGCCACCTGAACAACCAGACGATCGTCTTCGCGCTGCGGCCGGAGGCGCGGAGCCGGATCAACACGGTCTACATGGTGAGCTACTTCGTCGGCGGGGCGCTGGGGGCGTATCTGGGGACGCTGGCGTTCCAGGCGTACGGATGGGGGGCCACCTGCGCGCTGGGGGCGGCGGCAGCAGCGGCGGGGGCCGTGGTGGCGGTGGCGGTGCGGAAGGCGTCGGCGCCGTGA
- a CDS encoding SLC13 family permease translates to MSLEAAITLVILAATIALFVSDRIRLDVVALLAMLALVLTGVLSTDAALAGFSSPLVLMIVGLFVVGAGLVETGVTDWLGQRLGHLAKGGEARLIVWVILTTAVLSAFMSSTGTVAILMPVVGSLAHRKGIAPGRIFLPLAFGAHLGSMLTLISTPPNLVASNALVEAGEEPFRFFSFFPPGFVILCVGVTFLAAWGRRLLPGTTSLAPAPQSWSAEELAAEYGLAASLRTLRVPPRSPLCGKQLGQANLRAVHHVNVIGIEAHGPGGPEIHPVLPQTVFAAGEVLRVQGDPADVEEMARAWELQPLPGGGALELPPEDTLAEVVVPRRSSLVGRTLREVKFRDRYRATALAVRRATGDVAAVGPATPALLDFPLRVGDTLLLKGRRKHLRNLRDERRDLILVAEPDVRTDVFVSPRRAWTAIAITLAMLLALAFGWLPNVIAVLLAAVAMVLTRCVRPVDSYRSVNWESVVLIAAMLPMATALEQTGLTRLLVVQVEGAFAGAAPLAVLAAVLVVTSGLGMVMSNTATAVLVAPVAVRIAEVLELSPRPLLMGVAIAASAAFATPIASPVNTIVMGPGGYRFADFVRVGLPLQVIVLLTALVVVPLVFPF, encoded by the coding sequence TTGAGCCTCGAAGCCGCCATCACCCTCGTCATCCTCGCAGCGACCATCGCGCTCTTCGTCAGCGACCGCATCCGCCTCGACGTGGTGGCGCTCCTCGCGATGCTCGCGCTGGTCCTCACCGGCGTGCTCTCCACCGACGCGGCGCTCGCGGGCTTCTCCAGCCCACTGGTGCTGATGATCGTCGGGCTCTTCGTCGTCGGCGCGGGGCTCGTCGAGACCGGCGTCACCGACTGGCTCGGCCAGCGCCTCGGCCACCTGGCCAAAGGAGGCGAGGCGCGGCTCATCGTCTGGGTGATCCTCACCACCGCCGTGCTCTCCGCCTTCATGAGCTCCACCGGCACCGTGGCGATCCTGATGCCGGTGGTCGGCAGCCTCGCCCACCGCAAGGGCATCGCCCCGGGGCGCATCTTCCTGCCCCTCGCCTTCGGCGCCCACCTGGGCAGCATGCTCACCCTGATCAGCACCCCGCCCAACCTGGTGGCGAGCAACGCGCTCGTCGAGGCGGGGGAGGAGCCGTTCCGCTTCTTCAGCTTCTTCCCGCCGGGCTTCGTGATCTTGTGCGTCGGCGTGACCTTCCTCGCCGCCTGGGGCAGGCGCCTGCTCCCGGGCACCACTTCTCTCGCACCTGCGCCGCAGAGCTGGAGCGCCGAGGAACTCGCGGCAGAGTACGGACTCGCTGCCTCGCTGCGCACGCTGCGCGTGCCGCCGCGCTCGCCCCTGTGCGGCAAGCAGCTCGGGCAGGCCAACCTCCGGGCGGTCCACCACGTCAACGTGATCGGCATCGAGGCCCACGGGCCCGGTGGCCCCGAGATCCACCCGGTGCTCCCGCAGACCGTCTTCGCAGCAGGCGAGGTGCTCCGGGTGCAGGGCGATCCCGCCGATGTCGAGGAGATGGCCCGCGCCTGGGAGCTGCAGCCGTTGCCCGGCGGCGGTGCCCTCGAGCTTCCCCCCGAGGACACCCTCGCCGAAGTGGTGGTGCCGCGGCGCTCGAGCCTCGTGGGCCGGACCCTGCGCGAGGTGAAGTTCCGGGACCGCTACCGGGCGACGGCACTCGCGGTGCGCCGCGCCACCGGCGACGTGGCGGCAGTGGGTCCAGCGACGCCGGCGCTCCTCGACTTTCCGCTGCGCGTCGGCGACACGCTGCTGCTCAAGGGCCGGCGCAAGCACCTGCGGAATCTGCGCGACGAGCGGCGGGACCTCATCCTCGTCGCCGAGCCCGACGTGCGCACCGACGTCTTCGTCTCGCCCCGGCGTGCCTGGACGGCGATCGCAATCACCCTGGCGATGCTGCTCGCGCTGGCGTTCGGGTGGCTGCCCAACGTCATCGCCGTGCTGCTGGCAGCGGTGGCGATGGTGCTCACCCGCTGCGTGCGGCCGGTCGACAGCTACCGCTCGGTCAACTGGGAGAGCGTGGTGCTGATCGCCGCGATGCTGCCGATGGCGACGGCGCTGGAGCAGACCGGCCTCACCCGGCTCCTCGTCGTGCAGGTGGAGGGCGCCTTCGCCGGCGCGGCGCCGCTGGCCGTGCTCGCGGCGGTGCTGGTGGTCACCTCGGGGCTCGGCATGGTGATGTCGAACACGGCCACCGCGGTGCTGGTCGCGCCGGTGGCGGTGCGGATCGCCGAGGTGCTGGAGCTGTCGCCCAGGCCGCTGCTGATGGGCGTGGCGATCGCGGCGTCGGCGGCCTTCGCGACGCCGATCGCCTCGCCGGTGAACACGATCGTGATGGGGCCGGGCGGGTATCGGTTCGCGGATTTCGTGCGGGTGGGGCTGCCGCTGCAGGTGATCGTGTTGCTCACGGCGCTGGTGGTGGTGCCGCTCGTGTTTCCATTTTGA
- a CDS encoding thermonuclease family protein, translating to MKSFWLAAALVLLVWANPAAAAILEGRVVGVADGDTVTVLDADNERHRIRLSGIDAPERRQPFSQRSKQMLSDLVYGKEVAVHWDKRDRYGRIVGRVLVAEAACEKDCVRSLDTGLALVRSGLAWWYRYYAKEQPPEERKRYEAAETQARQARVGLWSEPNPTAPWDYRKSRRKKK from the coding sequence ATGAAGTCGTTCTGGTTGGCAGCGGCGCTCGTTCTGCTCGTGTGGGCGAATCCCGCCGCTGCGGCGATCCTCGAGGGACGGGTGGTCGGCGTCGCCGACGGCGACACGGTGACGGTCCTCGACGCCGACAACGAGCGGCACCGGATCCGCCTCTCGGGGATCGATGCGCCGGAGCGGCGGCAGCCCTTCTCCCAGCGCTCCAAGCAGATGCTCTCCGATCTCGTCTACGGCAAGGAGGTCGCGGTGCATTGGGACAAGCGCGACCGCTACGGCCGGATCGTGGGGCGGGTGCTGGTCGCCGAGGCGGCCTGTGAGAAGGACTGCGTCCGATCGCTCGACACCGGCCTCGCCCTCGTCCGCAGCGGCCTCGCCTGGTGGTACCGCTACTACGCGAAGGAGCAGCCACCCGAGGAGCGCAAGCGCTACGAGGCGGCGGAGACGCAGGCGCGGCAGGCACGGGTGGGCCTCTGGTCCGAGCCGAATCCCACCGCGCCCTGGGACTACCGCAAGAGCCGCCGCAAGAAGAAGTAG
- a CDS encoding HNH endonuclease: protein MIRKTAFEELGHLVAQHGGALPWEVIARGFVFRGKTFLFANQARGIFKPAEMPGGAALSIKTTVPREGRTARYDDLDSDEGFVYRFQGDDPKSWDNQLLYQAHVSATPIIYFYGLAPSVYQPIWPAYIVDFDAAGRCCRVVADDANLVPQPATIVADTLYQAAQRRYVTVLAKRRVHQQAFRLQVLEAYEERCAICRLPRRELLDAAHIVPDRDERGVAEVKNGLALCKLHHGVFDADLLGIRPSGLIEIAPALLDAKDGPTLEQGIKSFHGKVLHFPRSKSARPAESLLERRFEQYLAARR, encoded by the coding sequence TTGATCAGGAAGACGGCGTTCGAGGAGCTGGGCCACCTTGTCGCCCAGCACGGCGGCGCGCTCCCCTGGGAAGTGATCGCCCGGGGTTTCGTCTTCCGAGGAAAGACCTTCCTCTTCGCCAACCAAGCCCGCGGAATCTTCAAGCCGGCGGAGATGCCTGGCGGCGCGGCTCTCTCGATCAAGACCACCGTGCCGCGGGAGGGACGCACCGCCCGCTACGATGACCTCGATTCGGACGAGGGATTCGTCTATCGGTTCCAGGGCGACGACCCGAAATCGTGGGACAACCAGCTGCTCTACCAGGCGCACGTGAGCGCAACGCCGATCATCTACTTCTACGGGCTCGCGCCGAGCGTCTACCAACCGATCTGGCCCGCCTACATCGTCGACTTCGATGCAGCCGGGCGGTGCTGCCGCGTGGTCGCGGACGACGCCAACCTCGTCCCGCAGCCCGCGACCATCGTCGCCGACACGCTCTACCAGGCGGCACAGCGCCGCTACGTGACCGTGCTCGCCAAGCGGCGCGTGCACCAGCAGGCGTTCCGGCTCCAGGTCCTCGAAGCCTACGAGGAGCGCTGCGCGATCTGCCGGCTCCCCCGCCGCGAGCTCCTCGACGCGGCCCACATCGTCCCCGACAGGGACGAGCGCGGCGTGGCCGAGGTCAAGAACGGCCTCGCCCTCTGCAAGCTCCACCACGGCGTCTTCGACGCCGACCTCCTCGGAATCCGCCCCAGCGGCCTCATCGAAATCGCACCCGCGCTCCTCGACGCAAAGGACGGCCCCACGCTCGAGCAGGGGATCAAGAGCTTCCACGGCAAGGTGCTCCATTTCCCCAGGAGCAAGAGCGCCCGCCCCGCCGAGTCACTCCTCGAGCGCCGCTTCGAGCAGTATCTCGCCGCACGAAGGTGA
- a CDS encoding DUF3427 domain-containing protein: protein MKRIGRGLYETLITEALDLDLQALDESLEPRRTGVRAPEAADRFALHLSHVVHRALGSVPDAQRVAVGVSLVRKLIEEIAGSLGSDDLQRESPLERGEVLRSILRRQPDGKSETIDEPLIPLLDTTVLTNAPGEPRVGSQILAEIRSADRIDVVMAFIRRSGIAPMLDALRRHCAAGRPLRVLTTTYTGSTEARALDELAVLGAEVKVSYDTGSTRLHAKAWLIHRHSGFPTAYIGSSNLTHSAQVSGMEWNVRVSGARNPDVIEKIGAVFESYWNGGDFLPYDREQFLARTKESAAPSASILLPTELRAEPFQERLLEQIALSRQQGHHRNLLVAATGTGKTVMAALDYLRLRFQLRRSRLLFVAHRKELLEQSLWTFRQALRDHAFGELWVDGKRPTYFEHVFASIQSVNAAGLADLAPDHFDVVIVDEFHHAAASSYQALLQHVRPVELLGLTATPERSDGLPILDHFENRIAAELRLWDAIDQHRLVPFAYYGVHDGLDLRQIPWKRGRGYDVERLSNLLTGNDVWARFVLHEVEKRVDDPRSMRALGFCVSIEHARYMARIFGEQGIEAKAIWGDSPTTEREEALSQLRDGKINVVFSVDLFNEGVDVPAVDTLLMLRPTESPTLFLQQLGRGLRRSHGKSVCTVLDFVGQHRAEFRFDRRFRALLGGSRKDLERNVEAGFPFLPAGCHMELDRVASRIVLESIRKAVPSNWAAKAAELRQLAQGAPTYPLASYLEASGLELDDVYAGNKSWSDLCGDAGLALLPSGPEEATLRRACGRLLHVDDSERLDGFRRLLAREEPPSPDALGERERRLLRMLVAPLVDKALPKSSGLDDGVRFLWEHPQVRAELRALFDVLNDRIEHLPLPLRDRPAVPLQVHARYSRLEILAAFGIGDGARVAPWQTGVYWAEQARADLLAFTLDKTSGQFSPTTRYQDYAISRDLIHWQSQSVTRAESETGRRYQQHAKRGSSILLFARLRSDDRAFYFLGPATYVKHESEQPMSITWRLDVPLPGDLFQSFAAAVA from the coding sequence ATGAAACGCATCGGTCGTGGACTCTACGAGACGCTGATCACGGAAGCGCTCGATCTGGACCTGCAGGCACTCGACGAATCCCTCGAGCCACGGCGCACAGGCGTGCGGGCGCCCGAAGCCGCCGATCGTTTCGCCTTGCACCTCTCGCACGTGGTCCACCGCGCGCTGGGCTCCGTGCCCGATGCCCAGCGGGTGGCGGTCGGCGTGAGCCTCGTTCGGAAGCTGATCGAGGAGATTGCGGGGTCGCTCGGATCGGACGATCTCCAGCGCGAGTCGCCCCTCGAACGCGGGGAGGTGCTCCGCTCCATCCTGCGGCGGCAGCCGGACGGCAAGTCCGAGACGATCGATGAACCACTGATCCCGCTGCTCGACACCACCGTGCTCACCAACGCGCCGGGTGAACCGCGTGTGGGCAGCCAGATCCTCGCCGAGATCCGCTCCGCCGACCGGATCGACGTGGTGATGGCCTTCATCCGCCGCAGCGGCATCGCGCCCATGCTCGATGCCCTCCGGCGCCATTGCGCCGCGGGCCGCCCGCTCCGCGTCCTCACCACGACCTACACGGGATCGACCGAGGCCCGGGCGCTGGACGAGCTCGCTGTCCTCGGCGCCGAGGTCAAGGTCTCCTACGACACCGGCAGCACGCGCCTGCACGCAAAGGCCTGGTTGATCCATCGGCACTCGGGTTTCCCCACCGCGTACATCGGCTCGTCCAACCTCACCCACTCGGCGCAGGTCAGCGGCATGGAGTGGAACGTCCGTGTCTCGGGGGCGCGCAACCCGGACGTGATCGAGAAGATCGGCGCGGTCTTCGAGAGCTACTGGAATGGCGGTGACTTCCTGCCCTACGACCGCGAGCAATTCCTCGCGCGCACCAAAGAGAGCGCGGCGCCATCCGCTTCGATCCTCCTCCCCACGGAGCTTCGTGCGGAGCCCTTCCAGGAGCGGCTCCTCGAACAGATCGCTCTCTCCAGACAGCAAGGCCACCACCGCAACCTGCTCGTCGCGGCGACCGGTACGGGCAAGACCGTCATGGCGGCGCTCGACTACCTCCGCCTGCGCTTCCAGCTGCGCCGGTCGCGGCTCCTCTTCGTCGCCCATCGCAAGGAGCTGCTCGAGCAGAGCCTCTGGACCTTCCGACAGGCGCTCCGCGACCACGCCTTCGGCGAGCTCTGGGTGGACGGCAAGCGGCCGACGTATTTCGAGCACGTCTTCGCCTCGATCCAGAGCGTCAACGCCGCGGGCCTCGCCGATCTCGCCCCCGATCACTTCGACGTGGTGATCGTCGACGAGTTCCACCACGCAGCCGCCAGCTCGTACCAGGCGCTGCTCCAGCACGTCCGCCCGGTGGAGCTGCTCGGGCTCACCGCGACGCCGGAGCGAAGCGACGGCCTGCCCATCCTCGACCACTTCGAGAATCGGATCGCCGCCGAGCTGCGCCTCTGGGACGCGATCGATCAGCACCGCCTGGTGCCCTTCGCCTACTACGGCGTGCACGACGGCCTCGACCTGCGCCAGATCCCCTGGAAGCGCGGGCGCGGCTACGACGTGGAGCGGCTGAGCAATCTCCTCACCGGAAACGACGTCTGGGCGCGGTTCGTCCTCCACGAAGTCGAAAAGCGGGTCGATGACCCGAGGTCGATGCGGGCGCTCGGCTTCTGTGTGAGCATCGAACACGCCCGATACATGGCCAGGATCTTCGGCGAGCAAGGCATCGAGGCGAAGGCGATCTGGGGTGACAGCCCCACGACCGAACGGGAGGAGGCGCTCTCCCAGCTGCGCGACGGCAAGATCAACGTCGTCTTCTCCGTCGATCTCTTCAACGAGGGCGTGGACGTCCCGGCGGTGGACACGCTCCTCATGCTCCGCCCCACCGAGAGCCCCACGCTTTTCCTCCAGCAGCTCGGGCGCGGCCTCCGCCGGAGCCACGGCAAGAGCGTCTGCACCGTCCTCGATTTCGTCGGACAGCACCGGGCGGAGTTCCGCTTCGATCGCCGCTTCCGCGCGCTCCTCGGCGGCAGCCGCAAGGATCTGGAGCGGAACGTCGAGGCGGGTTTCCCCTTCCTTCCGGCGGGCTGCCACATGGAGCTCGATCGGGTGGCGAGCCGGATCGTCCTCGAGAGCATCCGCAAGGCGGTCCCTTCGAATTGGGCGGCGAAGGCTGCCGAGCTGCGCCAGCTGGCCCAGGGCGCGCCGACCTACCCGCTCGCTTCCTACCTCGAGGCATCGGGCCTCGAGCTCGACGACGTCTACGCAGGCAACAAGAGCTGGTCCGATCTCTGCGGAGACGCAGGCCTCGCGCTGCTTCCGAGCGGCCCGGAAGAAGCCACGCTGCGGCGGGCTTGCGGACGGCTCCTCCACGTCGACGATTCGGAGCGCCTCGATGGCTTTCGTCGCCTGCTGGCACGCGAAGAGCCCCCGTCTCCAGACGCTCTCGGTGAGCGTGAGCGGCGCCTCCTCCGCATGCTCGTGGCACCGCTCGTCGACAAGGCGCTGCCCAAGTCGTCCGGCCTCGACGACGGGGTACGCTTCCTCTGGGAACATCCACAGGTACGGGCCGAGCTGCGTGCTCTCTTCGACGTCCTCAACGATCGGATCGAGCATCTTCCCCTGCCGCTCAGGGATCGGCCCGCGGTCCCGCTCCAGGTCCACGCCCGCTACTCCCGACTGGAGATCCTCGCAGCATTCGGCATCGGCGATGGGGCCAGGGTCGCTCCCTGGCAGACGGGCGTCTATTGGGCTGAGCAGGCCCGAGCGGACCTTCTCGCGTTCACCCTCGACAAGACGAGCGGCCAGTTCTCGCCGACCACTCGCTACCAGGACTACGCCATCAGCCGGGACCTCATCCACTGGCAGAGCCAGTCGGTGACGCGGGCCGAGAGCGAAACCGGCCGGCGCTACCAGCAGCACGCGAAGCGAGGCTCCAGCATCCTGCTCTTCGCCCGCCTGCGCAGCGACGATCGTGCCTTCTACTTCCTCGGGCCCGCCACCTACGTGAAGCACGAATCCGAGCAGCCCATGTCGATCACCTGGCGGCTCGACGTCCCGCTCCCGGGCGATCTCTTCCAGTCCTTCGCCGCCGCGGTGGCGTAG